From a region of the Carassius auratus strain Wakin chromosome 31, ASM336829v1, whole genome shotgun sequence genome:
- the LOC113051043 gene encoding EH domain-containing protein 3-like isoform X1, producing MFSWLGTDDRRKRDPEVFQTVSEGLKKLYKTKLLPLEEHYKFHEFHSPALEDADFDNKPMVLLVGQYSTGKTSFIRYLLEQDFPGMRIGPEPTTDSFIAVMHGTMEGLIPGNALVVDPKKPFRKLNAFGNAFLNRFVCAQLPNPVLESISVIDTPGILSGEKQRISRVAKEDGFGYSFLHKCPYGGYDFAAVLEWFAERVDRIILLFDAHKLDISDEFSEVIKALKNHEDKIRVVLNKADQIETQQLMRVYGALMWSLGKIVNTPEVIRVYIGSFWSHPLLIPDNRKLFEVEEKDLFKDIQSLPRNAALRKLNDLIKRARLAKVHAYIISSLKKEMPTVFGKDNKKKELINSLGEIYSRIEKEHQISPGDFPNLKKMQEQLQAHDLNKFHPLKMKLLDTVDDMLAHDIAQLMVLVRQEETQHPNQGVKGGAFEGTMNGPFGHGYGEGAGEGIDEVEWVVARDKPMYDEIFYTLSPVNGKVTGANAKREMVKSKLPNTVLGKIWKLADIDNDGMLDDEEFALANHLIKVKLEGHELPSELPAHLVPPSKRKVPE from the exons ATGTTCAGCTGGTTGGGTACCGATGACAGGAGGAAGAGAGATCCAGAGGTCTTCCAGACTGTCAGTGAAGGACTCAAGAAGCTTTACAAAACCAAACTGCTCCCACTGGAGGAACACTACAAATTCCACGAGTTTCACTCACCCGCTTTGGAGGATGCAGATTTTGACAATAAGCCAATGGTACTCCTGGTGGGACAGTATTCCACTGGCAAAACCAGCTTCATAAG atatcTTCTGGAGCAGGACTTCCCTGGCATGCGGATCGGTCCAGAACCAACAACTGACTCCTTCATAGCAGTGATGCACGGCACCATGGAGGGACTAATACCAGGAAACGCTCTGGTAGTGGATCCCAAAAAACCCTTTCGGAAACTCAATGCCTTTGGCAATGCCTTCCTTAACAG GTTTGTGTGTGCCCAGCTGCCCAACCCTGTTCTGGAGAGCATCAGTGTGATTGACACCCCAGGAATCCTGAGCGGAGAGAAACAGAGGATCAGCAGAG TTGCTAAAGAAGATGGCTTTGGTTATAGCTTCCTGCATAAATGTCCATATGGAG GCTACGACTTCGCTGCTGTGTTGGAGTGGTTCGCGGAACGCGTGGACCGCATCATTCTGCTGTTTGACGCCCACAAGCTGGACATCTCAGACGAGTTCTCAGAGGTCATCAAGGCCCTCAAGAACCACGAGGACAAGATCCGCGTTGTGCTCAACAAGGCCGATCAGATCGAGACGCAGCAGTTAATGCGCGTCTATGGCGCCCTCATGTGGTCGCTGGGGAAGATTGTCAACACACCTGAGGTGATTCGTGTCTACATCGGCTCTTTTTGGTCACATCCATTACTGATTCCAGACAATCGCAAACTGTTTGAGGTGGAAGAGAAAGACCTGTTCAAGGATATCCAGTCGCTGCCCCGTAACGCCGCCCTTCGCAAACTCAACGATCTGATCAAAAGAGCTCGTCTTGCTAAG GTCCATGCATACATCATTAGCTCCTTGAAAAAAGAGATGCCCACAGTCTTTGGGAAGGACAACAAAAAGAAGGAGCTGATTAACAGCTTGGGCGAGATCTACAGCCGCATTGAGAAGGAGCACCAGATTTCCCCGGGAGACTTCCCTAATCTTAAGAAAATGCAG GAGCAGCTTCAAGCACATGATCTGAACAAGTTCCATCCTCTGAAAATGAAGCTGTTGGACACCGTGGATGACATGCTGGCCCACGACATCGCCCAGCTTATGGTTCTGGTGCGCCAGGAGGAGACGCAGCACCCTAACCAGGGGGTGAAGGGCGGTGCCTTCGAGGGAACCATGAATGGGCCGTTCGGACACGGTTATGGCGAGGGAGCCGGCGAGGGCATTGATGAAGTCGAATGGGTGGTGGCTCGTGACAAACCTATGTATGATGAAATCTTCTACACTCTCTCACCCGTCAATGGAAAAGTGACTGGAGCCAATGCCAAGAGGGAGATGGTGAAGTCCAAACTGCCCAACACTGTGCTGGGTAAGATCTGGAAACTGGCTGACATTGATAACGATGGGATGCTCGATGACGAGGAGTTCGCCCTGGCCAATCATCTGATCAAGGTCAAACTAGAAGGTCACGAGCTTCCGAGCGAACTGCCCGCTCATCTTGTGCCACCCTCCAAAAGAAAGGTCCCAGAGTAA
- the LOC113051043 gene encoding EH domain-containing protein 3-like isoform X2, producing the protein MFSWLGTDDRRKRDPEVFQTVSEGLKKLYKTKLLPLEEHYKFHEFHSPALEDADFDNKPMVLLVGQYSTGKTSFIRYLLEQDFPGMRIGPEPTTDSFIAVMHGTMEGLIPGNALVVDPKKPFRKLNAFGNAFLNRFVCAQLPNPVLESISVIDTPGILSGEKQRISRGYDFAAVLEWFAERVDRIILLFDAHKLDISDEFSEVIKALKNHEDKIRVVLNKADQIETQQLMRVYGALMWSLGKIVNTPEVIRVYIGSFWSHPLLIPDNRKLFEVEEKDLFKDIQSLPRNAALRKLNDLIKRARLAKVHAYIISSLKKEMPTVFGKDNKKKELINSLGEIYSRIEKEHQISPGDFPNLKKMQEQLQAHDLNKFHPLKMKLLDTVDDMLAHDIAQLMVLVRQEETQHPNQGVKGGAFEGTMNGPFGHGYGEGAGEGIDEVEWVVARDKPMYDEIFYTLSPVNGKVTGANAKREMVKSKLPNTVLGKIWKLADIDNDGMLDDEEFALANHLIKVKLEGHELPSELPAHLVPPSKRKVPE; encoded by the exons ATGTTCAGCTGGTTGGGTACCGATGACAGGAGGAAGAGAGATCCAGAGGTCTTCCAGACTGTCAGTGAAGGACTCAAGAAGCTTTACAAAACCAAACTGCTCCCACTGGAGGAACACTACAAATTCCACGAGTTTCACTCACCCGCTTTGGAGGATGCAGATTTTGACAATAAGCCAATGGTACTCCTGGTGGGACAGTATTCCACTGGCAAAACCAGCTTCATAAG atatcTTCTGGAGCAGGACTTCCCTGGCATGCGGATCGGTCCAGAACCAACAACTGACTCCTTCATAGCAGTGATGCACGGCACCATGGAGGGACTAATACCAGGAAACGCTCTGGTAGTGGATCCCAAAAAACCCTTTCGGAAACTCAATGCCTTTGGCAATGCCTTCCTTAACAG GTTTGTGTGTGCCCAGCTGCCCAACCCTGTTCTGGAGAGCATCAGTGTGATTGACACCCCAGGAATCCTGAGCGGAGAGAAACAGAGGATCAGCAGAG GCTACGACTTCGCTGCTGTGTTGGAGTGGTTCGCGGAACGCGTGGACCGCATCATTCTGCTGTTTGACGCCCACAAGCTGGACATCTCAGACGAGTTCTCAGAGGTCATCAAGGCCCTCAAGAACCACGAGGACAAGATCCGCGTTGTGCTCAACAAGGCCGATCAGATCGAGACGCAGCAGTTAATGCGCGTCTATGGCGCCCTCATGTGGTCGCTGGGGAAGATTGTCAACACACCTGAGGTGATTCGTGTCTACATCGGCTCTTTTTGGTCACATCCATTACTGATTCCAGACAATCGCAAACTGTTTGAGGTGGAAGAGAAAGACCTGTTCAAGGATATCCAGTCGCTGCCCCGTAACGCCGCCCTTCGCAAACTCAACGATCTGATCAAAAGAGCTCGTCTTGCTAAG GTCCATGCATACATCATTAGCTCCTTGAAAAAAGAGATGCCCACAGTCTTTGGGAAGGACAACAAAAAGAAGGAGCTGATTAACAGCTTGGGCGAGATCTACAGCCGCATTGAGAAGGAGCACCAGATTTCCCCGGGAGACTTCCCTAATCTTAAGAAAATGCAG GAGCAGCTTCAAGCACATGATCTGAACAAGTTCCATCCTCTGAAAATGAAGCTGTTGGACACCGTGGATGACATGCTGGCCCACGACATCGCCCAGCTTATGGTTCTGGTGCGCCAGGAGGAGACGCAGCACCCTAACCAGGGGGTGAAGGGCGGTGCCTTCGAGGGAACCATGAATGGGCCGTTCGGACACGGTTATGGCGAGGGAGCCGGCGAGGGCATTGATGAAGTCGAATGGGTGGTGGCTCGTGACAAACCTATGTATGATGAAATCTTCTACACTCTCTCACCCGTCAATGGAAAAGTGACTGGAGCCAATGCCAAGAGGGAGATGGTGAAGTCCAAACTGCCCAACACTGTGCTGGGTAAGATCTGGAAACTGGCTGACATTGATAACGATGGGATGCTCGATGACGAGGAGTTCGCCCTGGCCAATCATCTGATCAAGGTCAAACTAGAAGGTCACGAGCTTCCGAGCGAACTGCCCGCTCATCTTGTGCCACCCTCCAAAAGAAAGGTCCCAGAGTAA